One genomic region from bacterium encodes:
- a CDS encoding SIS domain-containing protein, whose translation MDLTQFQDGHTFKEIMRQPEIWREAMADMSRRRHEMRGWLDEHQQRVWIFTGCGTSYYLSQTGAALFELVTGLRTRAVPASEILIYPQLVFNRHEQPLLVAISRSGTTTETLRAVKKARSKYGVPVLSVSCDAASPLMREGDLRLTFPFPAERSVVMTGSFTTMLLGILYLGLQAAGQEQRLALLELIPEACAALIADSQSRIAAVADRPSSDFVFLAQGPYLGLANEASLKMKEMSISPSVCYHALEFRHGPMSVVSEETLITVLLSDSGRALELRVAADMKKLGAEVALLHAAAGSLEAPFVDHNFAVPSRFGDLFNPFLYMPLLQLLGYFHARCKGIHPDRPRNLTAVVTLDDAGGLVLEESAGGHRSSGHGY comes from the coding sequence ATGGATCTGACCCAGTTTCAGGATGGCCATACCTTTAAGGAAATCATGCGTCAGCCGGAGATCTGGCGGGAAGCGATGGCCGATATGTCCAGGCGCAGGCATGAGATGAGGGGATGGCTTGACGAGCATCAACAGCGCGTCTGGATTTTTACCGGGTGCGGGACCTCCTATTATCTGTCACAAACGGGAGCGGCCCTCTTTGAGCTAGTGACCGGCTTGCGGACGCGCGCCGTGCCTGCTTCCGAGATTCTCATCTATCCCCAGCTGGTATTCAACCGCCATGAGCAGCCTTTGCTCGTGGCCATTTCGCGCTCGGGCACCACCACCGAAACCCTCCGCGCCGTAAAAAAGGCGCGATCCAAGTATGGGGTGCCGGTGCTCTCGGTCTCTTGTGACGCCGCCTCGCCCCTGATGCGGGAGGGCGATCTTCGTCTGACCTTTCCCTTTCCAGCCGAACGCAGCGTCGTGATGACGGGATCGTTCACCACGATGCTGCTGGGCATCCTCTATCTCGGCCTGCAGGCGGCCGGCCAGGAGCAGCGGCTCGCCCTGTTGGAACTGATTCCCGAAGCCTGCGCCGCTCTGATCGCCGACAGCCAATCCAGGATTGCTGCGGTGGCCGACAGACCCTCCTCCGATTTTGTCTTCCTGGCGCAGGGTCCTTATCTCGGGCTCGCCAACGAAGCCTCCCTGAAGATGAAAGAGATGTCGATTTCGCCATCGGTATGCTACCATGCGCTGGAATTTCGCCACGGCCCGATGTCGGTCGTCTCGGAGGAAACCCTGATTACGGTGCTGCTTTCGGATTCGGGCCGTGCGCTGGAGCTGCGGGTTGCCGCCGACATGAAAAAACTCGGCGCTGAGGTGGCGCTCCTGCACGCTGCGGCCGGATCGCTCGAAGCGCCTTTTGTCGACCACAACTTTGCGGTCCCCAGTCGATTTGGCGATCTATTCAATCCGTTCCTCTATATGCCGCTGCTGCAGCTCCTCGGTTATTTTCATGCCCGCTGCAAAGGCATCCATCCCGACCGGCCGCGGAATCTGACGGCTGTTGTCACCCTGGATGATGCCGGCGGGCTGGTGCTGGAAGAATCGGCGGGCGGCCACCGCTCATCTGGTCATGGATATTAG
- a CDS encoding DeoR/GlpR family DNA-binding transcription regulator: MLNEERRNAILEILSQHHRILVSELSTRFSTSPVTIRKDLEILERRGSLHRVHGGAIAANPSVLDLALTEKERLNTREKERIARAALQLIEEGDVIILDSGSTTMAIARQLKSRKGITIITNAVNIASELAGSENEVILIGGTVREKSFSLVGPLSENAMARLTADKLFLGVDGINFEYGFTTPNLLEANINRLMVRAATQVIVTADYSKFGRKSMGVIADLTEAHKIITDSRITETDLQRLRVLGIEVIVA, translated from the coding sequence ATGCTAAATGAAGAACGGCGCAATGCCATTCTCGAAATCCTCTCACAACATCACCGTATCCTTGTATCGGAACTCTCCACCCGATTTTCGACCTCCCCGGTAACCATTCGCAAAGACCTGGAAATCCTCGAACGCCGCGGTTCGCTGCATCGCGTGCATGGCGGCGCCATCGCCGCTAATCCTTCAGTGCTCGATCTGGCATTGACCGAGAAGGAGCGCCTGAACACCCGGGAGAAGGAGCGCATTGCGCGCGCCGCCCTGCAGCTCATCGAGGAGGGTGATGTGATCATCCTGGATTCCGGTTCAACTACCATGGCCATCGCCCGGCAGCTGAAGAGCCGCAAGGGGATCACCATCATCACCAACGCGGTGAACATCGCCTCGGAGCTGGCAGGGAGCGAGAATGAGGTCATCCTGATCGGCGGCACGGTGAGGGAAAAATCCTTCTCCCTGGTTGGTCCGCTCTCTGAGAACGCCATGGCCCGACTGACAGCCGACAAGCTTTTTCTCGGAGTGGACGGCATCAATTTCGAGTATGGTTTCACGACGCCCAATCTGCTGGAGGCCAACATCAACCGGCTGATGGTGCGGGCGGCGACGCAGGTTATTGTAACCGCCGATTATTCCAAATTTGGACGCAAGAGCATGGGCGTGATCGCTGATCTAACAGAGGCCCACAAGATCATCACCGACAGTCGGATTACGGAAACTGATCTGCAGCGGCTGCGCGTTCTGGGGATCGAGGTCATTGTTGCCTGA
- a CDS encoding BlaI/MecI/CopY family transcriptional regulator yields the protein MARNQTTDPTQAELEILQILWQAGPSTVRAVNARLQEKRPVGYTTTLKLLQIMAQKKLVLRSVRGRSHLYRANLVREQVQERLVAKLINAAFSGSAMNLVMQAYGRHKPTAMEIGQLRQWLDEMERGEK from the coding sequence ATGGCGAGGAATCAAACAACGGATCCGACTCAGGCCGAGTTGGAGATCCTGCAGATCCTCTGGCAGGCTGGGCCTTCAACAGTCCGGGCGGTCAACGCCAGATTACAGGAGAAACGTCCGGTCGGCTACACTACAACGCTGAAGCTACTGCAGATCATGGCGCAGAAAAAATTGGTTTTGCGCTCGGTGCGGGGCCGGAGCCACCTCTACCGCGCCAATCTGGTGCGGGAGCAGGTCCAGGAGCGGCTGGTTGCCAAATTGATCAACGCGGCCTTCTCCGGCTCGGCGATGAACCTGGTGATGCAGGCCTACGGGCGCCACAAGCCCACGGCAATGGAGATCGGCCAGTTGCGGCAGTGGCTCGATGAAATGGAGCGAGGTGAGAAATGA
- a CDS encoding M56 family metallopeptidase, whose amino-acid sequence MNLLQTLMETLFFYHPALWWISARMRAEREFCCDDFAIEQCGCPIHLARALLELQNLGVRPAAPTPLPSAAGELKTRIERLYTMKENAMDLREKMVAMVVLIGLGLVLVPLQGISKAITLSDDHKKKTEKIEVRVEKSGDDEKVVTVTAADSCVDQLDKLILIDTGKGHRHIIQMKDGKAVSVTRDGKEITLDSLKNEMIVQELESWKGDDQPKVFTIETSGDSTHKQVNVRVKKGERNVALWTVQEDEGKTIHLESGTGDSLHRIIHLKVVDESDSTGEHTKAVKKRVTMIGRPETSGQHTTKHDRISEKIRKELLNDGIIKGGGAVEFKLTDKELVVNGIKQSDAAHKKYLKILSKRMGLEDDDRMEVKLNFKE is encoded by the coding sequence GTGAACCTGCTGCAAACCCTGATGGAGACTCTCTTTTTTTACCATCCTGCCCTCTGGTGGATCTCGGCGCGCATGCGCGCGGAGCGGGAATTTTGCTGTGATGACTTTGCAATTGAACAGTGCGGCTGCCCCATCCATTTGGCCCGCGCTCTGCTGGAGCTGCAGAATCTGGGGGTCCGGCCGGCTGCACCAACGCCGCTCCCCTCCGCAGCGGGTGAACTGAAAACAAGGATCGAACGGCTCTATACCATGAAGGAGAATGCCATGGATTTGCGAGAAAAAATGGTCGCAATGGTAGTTCTGATCGGACTCGGCCTGGTGCTCGTGCCCCTGCAAGGCATCAGCAAGGCCATCACCCTGTCCGATGATCACAAGAAAAAAACCGAAAAGATCGAGGTGCGGGTGGAGAAGAGCGGCGACGACGAAAAGGTGGTCACGGTCACTGCAGCCGACTCTTGCGTCGATCAGCTGGATAAACTGATCCTGATCGACACGGGCAAAGGACACAGACATATCATCCAGATGAAGGACGGCAAAGCTGTCTCGGTGACCCGGGATGGCAAGGAAATTACGCTGGACTCGCTCAAAAACGAGATGATCGTCCAGGAGCTAGAATCATGGAAGGGAGATGATCAGCCCAAGGTTTTCACCATCGAGACAAGTGGCGATAGCACCCACAAGCAGGTCAACGTCCGGGTGAAAAAGGGAGAGAGGAATGTGGCACTCTGGACGGTGCAGGAGGATGAGGGCAAGACCATCCACCTGGAATCCGGCACCGGGGACAGCCTCCACAGGATCATCCACCTGAAGGTAGTGGATGAATCCGACTCGACCGGTGAACACACGAAAGCGGTCAAAAAGCGGGTGACCATGATCGGCAGGCCGGAGACCAGTGGCCAGCATACCACCAAGCATGACCGTATCAGCGAGAAGATCCGCAAGGAGCTTCTCAACGACGGGATCATCAAGGGCGGTGGCGCGGTGGAATTCAAATTGACCGATAAAGAACTTGTCGTCAACGGTATCAAGCAGTCCGATGCCGCACACAAAAAGTATCTCAAGATCCTCAGCAAGCGTATGGGCCTCGAGGACGACGACAGGATGGAAGTCAAGCTCAATTTCAAGGAGTAA
- a CDS encoding GWxTD domain-containing protein: MKRPTKILLLRLWIGLAVLMALAASLGAQPVHPFTTPIRSSGTLPFYLDACQFAAADGRTRLEFPYAILLQPDASGDSAILQIDLEVSRSSGILAAWHEQRRLKASAESLFTFLDLKRCELRGDTVDVRMTVREAGGDREGRIETRLPVRDFGEGLSVSDLLFVRSILRPEKNSDPTFLRGGVLMLPDPLHACGGSASPARASFYFEINHLDAVAGADSNHYALHITLSDLSGRALRTEERAGLPVVQANTARVEKFDLAGIPAGTYRLELTVTEQRSGASAAASRGFTVRGRAAGEVAQLPMTPEDQKRYLEQLSFIASRAEITLFKKLDIKGKQEFLLRFWQEKDPTPETPENEFMTGYFARLAEARSRFKGGLQSDMARIYLRYGAPVEIERNASSTRYSKPVEIWTYGLNGSTQFVFVDRNNDGRWVLVHSNHPDEFSNAGWEKDIQ, encoded by the coding sequence ATGAAGAGACCCACAAAAATCCTGCTGCTCCGGTTATGGATCGGCCTGGCGGTGCTGATGGCTCTGGCTGCCAGCTTGGGTGCGCAACCGGTGCATCCTTTCACGACGCCGATCAGAAGCAGCGGCACACTTCCCTTTTACCTCGATGCCTGCCAGTTTGCTGCTGCGGACGGCCGGACCCGTCTCGAATTCCCTTATGCCATCCTTTTGCAGCCCGATGCATCAGGCGACAGTGCCATCCTTCAGATCGACCTCGAGGTGTCGCGTTCCTCCGGGATCCTGGCGGCGTGGCATGAACAGCGCCGCCTGAAAGCCTCTGCTGAAAGCCTCTTCACCTTCCTGGATCTGAAACGATGCGAACTCCGTGGCGATACGGTTGACGTGCGCATGACGGTCCGGGAGGCCGGCGGCGACCGGGAGGGACGGATCGAGACGAGGCTGCCTGTGCGTGATTTTGGGGAAGGCCTGTCGGTGAGCGACCTGCTCTTCGTCCGCTCCATCCTTCGGCCAGAGAAGAACAGCGATCCCACTTTCCTGCGCGGCGGTGTGCTCATGCTGCCCGATCCGCTGCACGCTTGCGGCGGCTCCGCCTCCCCGGCCAGGGCTTCTTTCTATTTCGAGATCAATCATCTGGATGCGGTTGCTGGTGCGGATTCGAACCACTACGCCTTGCACATCACCCTCTCTGATCTTTCGGGTCGAGCGCTGCGCACGGAAGAGAGAGCGGGATTACCCGTGGTACAGGCCAACACGGCGCGGGTGGAAAAGTTCGATCTCGCCGGCATTCCCGCCGGCACGTACCGGCTCGAGCTCACCGTGACGGAGCAGCGCTCGGGCGCCAGTGCGGCTGCCAGCCGCGGCTTTACGGTGCGCGGCCGTGCAGCCGGAGAGGTGGCCCAGCTGCCGATGACGCCTGAGGATCAGAAGCGCTACCTGGAACAGTTGAGTTTCATCGCCTCGCGGGCGGAGATTACACTCTTTAAAAAGCTGGACATCAAGGGCAAGCAGGAGTTTCTTCTCCGTTTCTGGCAGGAGAAAGATCCGACGCCGGAGACTCCGGAGAATGAATTCATGACCGGTTATTTCGCACGGCTTGCGGAGGCCCGGAGCCGTTTCAAGGGAGGGCTCCAGTCCGACATGGCACGCATCTATCTGCGCTATGGGGCTCCGGTGGAGATCGAGCGCAATGCCTCCAGCACGCGCTATAGCAAGCCGGTTGAGATCTGGACTTATGGTCTGAACGGCAGCACGCAATTCGTCTTTGTGGACCGCAATAACGATGGTCGCTGGGTACTGGTGCATTCCAATCATCCTGATGAATTTTCAAATGCTGGGTGGGAAAAGGATATTCAGTAG